The DNA segment AGCGGATCAACATCCAATAATATAGGTAATATGTAGTATGGGTAGTTTTGTGGTAAAAGTTAATTTTCACGATAATTAGATTATAATATTTaggacaaaatttgaattttataagtTATTCTATTTTATAGTCCAGATTCTATCATATTCTCTAGAATGTGGTATGCGCACTTCATTTGCTCCCTTCTATCTCCTTTCGTGGCAAAGTTCAAAAATGAGTCAAGTGGTTCCTCCTGAAAATCAATGCTTGTCATGGAACCTTGATTATCaatattagagtaaatttcatttcGGGCCACCTTTTGTTACCtatgtttcactttggaccacccaactctcttctcaagcatatgaaCGATCTTGATTACGCTGTCTCCTACTCGTCAATGAACTGCCACAGCTATATGTAAGACTATTTCTTCGACATATTACAAGTTGGATGTAGATGGATAAAAGAGTGAGGGTGGCCCAATGTgaaacaaaagtaaaaatacccagtccaaagtgaaaacattggtCCTAAGGTGGTCCAAAACGAAACAtcggtaataaaaggtggcccaAAGTAAAATTAACTCTCAATATTATTATATGCACACACTTTGCTTTCTTTTACTGTGGTACTTTCCTCTCTTTTACTGTGGTACTTTGCTCTCTTTTCTTTGGAGGGAAATCATTAAATAATCTAAAgtgcatatataatatttttagtttttcttttggtgAATATGGGATTGATCCACTTCCACCGCTGTTAACTGTCAAACCTTATCCCGGTTCAGGTTGTTAATGATGTCTGCCTTCTGCTCAAACAAATGACATCACACGGTCCCAAACAATGCATTAACCACCCAACCACTAGCACATTAGATAAACCCCAAGGATTGCATATGGAAGAAGATGGCTAAGCTTGCTTCCTAAATCATTTCGCAATCACCACCTTAAAACAACTCAAAAGGGTACAAAAATAAATAGTGGGTGATGCTGATATAGGATTGCTTAGGTATGGATAACAATGGCTACATAAATAAAGTATTTTTTGGATTATATCAGCCTGAACTTTTTTCACTAATTTCCCTGTCAAAGAGAAAAAGCATGACTTCATTTTCCTctttagttttcttttctttgataAAAGCAACTCCAGCTTTCTGATTGGATAGCTGCTAAGCCTCACATCCAAAACTGTGGCCCAATGGTCCCAACATAGCTTCCTTCTTCATTATTGTTTATTGGGAAAATATGTGGCATGACATGTAAAAATATTTACTAGAGTTGAAAGTTAAAGGTAAGTGAGACCTTTCACTGGTCCACCATTAGCACAGCATGGAAAAACTGAAACATCATACCATAGGAgaggtaccattttttttggatgataAGAGAAGTGtcatagcattttttttcttttgcagaacACTAGCTTATAGTACTTAAGTTCTTGCCAAGTCATTACCCTGATAATTAACCAACAATTGGAGTTAATGGACAAAATTAGGTAAGACCAGTTTGTCAAGAATTGACATTTTTTGGGACCTCAATAGCAGTTCACTCGATTCACACTGTAAACTATTCTAAATTACATGTCGGACACATGTCTACAGTGAACATGAGTCTTGCTCACCTCTTATTTCAATGTTGCTCAACTCTCCTACGTATTCTTTGAAGAAAACACACATTCATCCAtatgcacacacatatgtatgcTACTAGATCTATTATGGAGTTCATCATCAAGCACATCGAGAACTTATCTCggtactactccatccatccataaaagttacacctattactTTTGTTATCAAGaccaaaaagaaattaaattatcttggatgttacaaaatcaagtagtgaatgcaagcatgcaaccaacgAATGCAACCAACGAGTATTTAGATGAATCCTTGGGTTCTAaccaaacatttaatttatctctttatttaactcttaaataaataaagactgcaaataggaacaacttatttggaaaaactcaaatgtgaaatatgtgtaacttttgtggatggagggagtatatgagaTCCATTTTTAGAGGTTTTCCCATGCTTCAATACACTATTGGAGTTGCACAAGTCTTGAAGCAATTGTTTGATTGGAGTGAACAGAAATTAAAAGTGAGGGCTACtaagttttaaaaaatggataGGTTTGGTGCTTATCAAAAGGTCAAACTCCCAATGTTTcgttttcttatttgaaaatagGCAGGAGGGATGCCTAgatgattaattaagaaaaagggGGACAAGAACCACTCAAGTTTAGAGAGAACAGGCAAAGTTTCTATGCGGTACCCTGTTCCAAGTTTCCAACTTTTAGATCTAAAAGTTTCAGGTTCACTTTGTAGCTTTTAAAGATGCATATGTTCCACTTTTTAGCACTTGCATGAGTCAATCTTGATtaactgtttcttttttttaatacagaAGCTAAGCGATTGAAATACAAAGTACCCCTCTTTCTATTCCAAATATTATAAGACATATAAGTTTTCACACGGTCTCCAACATAGAATATTTATCATTAATTTCTTAGATAATATTTTTTCAGTTACTTCACAACTAACATCATATAGAAGTATTTTCATACAAATATATTGATGTCACACGCgttaaaataaacatatattttgagaaTTTAATTACTAGTCAAAAGTTGTGAATGTTAACTCTCCTTAAAAGGGGTGCATTATAATTTGGGAAACAAGGGTCTGTTTATAATTTGGGATTAAAGGAATACTCGAGTTTCTAGCAAATTAACATAGGACATGAGACATAAACCACCAACgagtttgaactttgaaccCGGTGATGGCAGAGCCACCCGAAATAGATCCTCTGTCCATAGAGGTGCACAGTATGTGTGCATCCGATATAAAAATGGATAGTTTATATCAATTGCTATAACGCCTCGCTTGCACAGTAAAATCGATATAGTATTTTTGATACTAGTATTATTGTATACTGCACTATACTGTTTATACAACATCGGATTATTATTTAAATAgttttttcatattattataGATAGGTGTGGATAACGAGCCAACTCAACTCGTTAAGGCTCTCGTTATCTTAAGGAGCTAACTTGACTTATAAAGGTGTTATAAATACATTAACAAGCCTAACGAGCTTAAAAGCGTATCTTGACTCAGCTCGTTAACGCATTTATACCAcatttataattttaattattattatatcatatatatatatatatgtatacttaaTAATAAacattaaataataaaaaattcaCTAAATACAAATAGTTTATATGTAATTAAAGGACTGATTACTAGTTAAGAAGCATGTAGTACAGATGTGGTTATCTCTTATACTAACGAGCTAGCTAAACGAGTAGCTCGTGAGCTTGCAGTTAAGCTCATGAGCTAAACACCTATCTTGGCAGACTTATTAAAATAACTACAAGTTCGAGTCATTCCGAGCCGAGCTCGCTAGTTGTGGAGGATTCACATCCGAAGTCATCACCAGGTTGAGTAGATGGCCCGAGTTTTGCAAACACATTTTCATgggtaattttatcatccttaaaaaaaatacctaaAGGTAAAACATGTAAATTTTGGTATTTGCAGGTACCAAGTATCTCAAGGTACCCAAAAAATTTGGTATAAAACTTAGGTGCCTTGATGTACATTTTCAAGTACTATAAAATTTCTCCATTTTCGTTATATGGAAGGTCCACAAATGAATTCCACACCACACCTACATGTACTAACAATTATACCCCATAGGATCCAACACTTCTTGACGATGTACCAAATTTTCTAATTTGTTTATGATAGAATTTGGTTTTTAACTTTCCTAAATAAAAATGCACTACTAAATTATTCTCTTCGCTTTTAAATAGTTTTTATATAATTGATCTAACACTATTCAAatatatcaaattcaaaattcaaatatatCAAATTCAAACCTTAACCAcctttttttggaaaatttatCCTActcaaaatatgttatattatcgAAGTATTTGACGCTATAAATATAACAATACAACTTTCATTCGTTAACAGCTTCAGTGGATGGAgtattcttttgttttttgaCACATTGAAATTTTGGAAAATCAAACATCGCATCATTTATACTTTCAACTCCCAACTCCAAGGCTCCAAGGCTCCAAGCCCTCTCATATCTGTTTCGATTCTCATGAACAAAATGTACAAATACAGATATTCTTCCAGTAAAGAGATGATCGAGGAAACAAATTAACCCGGAGGACAAGTTCAAATGAGAAAGCTCCATCAATAAATTTAAAGAACAATgagcatttgtgcaacctcggTCAGagttaaaaaaagagaagaccATTAAACGCTTCTAGTTCCAATTGAGCATTCCTGTCATTCCAGCCTCCAGTTACCATTCAAGATTCTAAAAATCGGCAGATTTCACACCTGAAAATCCATCCCGGATCCACAGGTAAATTGCCGTGAATCATGATCGAGTCGTTCAGTTTCAGATTGGCAGTCATGCCCTCATGAGTAAATCTTTGGTTAAATGGCACGTATCCTCCTAGACCATTTGTCACTCACTCGAAGAGCTGAGAGCAATACAGCCACACGCGCAATCTGCATCTCCTCTGATTACACATTCGGCATGGAAAACTGCTCTCACCGGCCGGTGGTCGGACAACCTGTAGTTGCATGTGTCGTATTGGATTTGCTTCAGGCCCTTACCGCGCCAAAGAATGCGGTCACACCTGCGCAGacaaggaagaagaggaagcatCTAGGCCGTCAAATTCGATCAACATCAACAAGGTCAAAAGCTACTCAGCTGTAAGGTTCAGGTCTCGACAAGCTGACCATGCTGGGGCACGCTTCTTTTTTCCAAGCGCACCGTCGAAGCACCAGTAGTACTGATCGGAGTTGGGGTGGTACTTGTAGGTGGGAGAGAACGTGATCAGCCCTTCTTGCCAACCGTCAAAATGCCGACCCGTCGAGAACTCGATCAATAGCTACAATTGCGCCAGGAGATTGAGAACGGAAAGAAATATGTACTGTGGAGAATTTGGTAATTTATGCAATCGTGTTGTCAACAATTGGTTAAGATGGAAGGTTCAAGATAGATCGTCGAACAATACCTGGTCGTTCTCTAACAGGATGGACCAATTCTTGTCTTCCACCAACAACCTTGTCTCAGCCTCTTCCAAGGATATCCTATAATTTAAGTCACCGAGCAAAACGACTTGACTGCACAGATGACAAAGAACAAACGATATAAAGACGATAGACAAATTATTGGTACAGTATAAATTGATGAGAGATGATGAACTGGGTGATGTATGCACGATGGCATTTAATAGCTTGTAGGATTCTTAATTCTTAGATGGGTACCCCTTATTAGGCAGGGGACGATGTACGATTAGCTAATTAAAAAATGTCATGCCAATGCAAACTAAGCTGCAAAAGGATGTGATCATTAGCACAAAAGTACAAAAGCTAACCCATGTCTAGGAGTAGGGATCTATATGGTTGCTGATACTGATGACAAAAGAATATGGAAAATGGCTAGCTAGGGACCAACGATTGAGAAAAGAGGACCAATTTGGTGGTCCATTGAACAAAACTAAAAACACAGGAGGGCAGTGAGCTGAGATACTGTTGTGCACCTACTCGTGGTCGAGGATCTTCTTTGGCAATTCTTGGGTTGCACCACCAGGAAATCTCGTCCTCACGAGTATATCCGCAGCATCAAAGTTCCTCAGCAGTACATCCCCTTGTTTGCCGCCTGAAGCCAGGTGACAGCAAACAAAGCAAAAGCTCGTCTCGTGTAGCACAAA comes from the Oryza glaberrima chromosome 9, OglaRS2, whole genome shotgun sequence genome and includes:
- the LOC127783635 gene encoding type IV inositol polyphosphate 5-phosphatase 9-like, which translates into the protein MGEKHIILPRLVPSKLSHRQQLCGHRSVSEISGVVDETLGKRPLDGQNDILRYRVFTSTWNVGGMTPSSDLDLEDWMDSTANSYDIYVLGFQEIVPLNARNVLGPRNSCISTKWNSLIGEALNKRRRRGSVLHQEITNSSATERSAQEEHFRCIMNKQMVGIFMSVWVRSNLRPYIHHLNVSCVGSGIMGYLGNKGSVSIRFVLHETSFCFVCCHLASGGKQGDVLLRNFDAADILVRTRFPGGATQELPKKILDHDQVVLLGDLNYRISLEEAETRLLVEDKNWSILLENDQLLIEFSTGRHFDGWQEGLITFSPTYKYHPNSDQYYWCFDGALGKKKRAPAWCDRILWRGKGLKQIQYDTCNYRLSDHRPVRAVFHAECVIRGDADCACGCIALSSSSE